Proteins from a genomic interval of Paenibacillus sp. FSL H8-0048:
- a CDS encoding alpha/beta hydrolase family protein, producing MGMDLEYGPAPQGPRLHRRVLKELGRRILETYRYDTTIWRTALSGPWTLCILAFSIVIMGIPTGLGSAADIMLAVGAGTLVMALASNLLAVLLSLTGLRCPHLFAGSLLSTYGTVLLILYFSDLELEAAAVIACIATLACGIGGLAAGLLRTRRMLSGSLLAAALLLSPFALAYGTGSGSSPVPVPPLQSLAANGQVLPLLADDPAQPGSYTFHSFTYGSGKDLQRKAYGKDVLLTSASVDATGYISSWPALRTLFWGFDPASLPLNARVWMPDGDGPYPLVLMVHGNHMMEDFSEGGYAYLGELLASRGFIAVTLDENFLNYSAWSGIPDNDFKARTWMILKHLQQIGSFAEQPGNPFYQKVDYDSVALLGHSRGGQAVAMAADASLWFSSDPALNAIQQFHITSVIALAPTDKMIDSKQARLTDVSYLTLQGARDGDVHDFYGDRQYMRSSYTGNTPGFKSSLYIADANHSQFNTDWGLYDQTLPTGLFLKRSRIMDGEEQRRIAKVYVSAFLETTLHGRSEYRQLFRDYRSGASWLPDTAYYNRFQSGSYITVADYDEDRNRGIVQGGTVSTTGLQWSEEAAKDRERNSKPSYGILLERSASPDQEPAAAEAAYSIRLSDTLTQTLAESPAVEGLTFSLANHNSDPNEDGDSGPLPEAELSPDVEVELTDSNDTAARIPLDEVMDILPLPQTEFTLSPWLEERISDGKFSNLSEAVYQTYKLPFELFLEEEPELDPDSLKGITFYLQGSEDKIMLDDIGFYEREEPLTGVY from the coding sequence ATGGGAATGGATTTGGAGTATGGCCCCGCGCCGCAAGGACCGCGGCTGCACAGGCGCGTACTCAAAGAACTGGGCAGACGCATTCTGGAAACGTACAGGTATGATACTACTATATGGAGGACTGCGCTCAGCGGCCCTTGGACACTATGTATTCTTGCTTTTTCTATAGTTATTATGGGTATTCCTACCGGACTCGGAAGCGCAGCGGATATTATGCTGGCAGTTGGTGCCGGAACGCTTGTTATGGCACTGGCCAGCAATCTGCTGGCTGTGCTGCTCTCCCTTACCGGACTCCGCTGTCCGCATCTGTTCGCGGGCTCTTTGCTCAGCACCTATGGGACTGTATTGCTAATCTTGTATTTTTCCGATTTGGAGCTTGAAGCAGCAGCCGTAATTGCCTGTATCGCAACCTTAGCCTGCGGCATAGGGGGACTTGCGGCCGGCCTGCTGCGGACCCGGAGAATGCTCAGCGGCAGTCTGCTGGCTGCGGCGCTCCTCCTCTCCCCGTTCGCACTGGCCTATGGCACTGGATCGGGAAGCAGCCCGGTACCTGTACCCCCGCTTCAGAGTCTGGCGGCGAACGGACAGGTGCTTCCCTTACTTGCAGACGATCCCGCCCAGCCGGGCAGCTATACATTCCACAGCTTCACCTATGGCAGCGGCAAGGATCTGCAGCGCAAGGCGTATGGCAAGGATGTCCTGCTAACCTCTGCTTCCGTGGATGCTACCGGGTATATCTCTTCCTGGCCCGCGCTGCGGACCCTGTTCTGGGGCTTCGATCCCGCTTCTCTCCCGCTGAACGCCAGAGTATGGATGCCGGACGGGGACGGGCCGTATCCGCTGGTGCTCATGGTGCATGGCAACCATATGATGGAGGACTTCTCCGAGGGCGGCTACGCCTATCTGGGTGAATTACTGGCCAGCCGGGGCTTCATCGCGGTCACCCTGGATGAGAATTTCCTGAATTATTCGGCCTGGTCGGGTATTCCGGACAACGATTTCAAGGCGCGGACCTGGATGATTCTGAAGCATCTGCAGCAGATCGGCAGCTTCGCGGAGCAGCCTGGCAACCCCTTTTACCAGAAGGTTGATTACGATTCTGTTGCGCTGCTCGGCCACAGCCGCGGCGGCCAGGCAGTAGCCATGGCTGCGGATGCATCGCTCTGGTTCAGCAGTGATCCGGCTCTGAACGCTATTCAGCAGTTTCATATTACTTCAGTCATTGCTCTAGCCCCTACGGATAAAATGATCGACAGCAAGCAGGCCCGCCTAACGGATGTGAGCTATCTGACGCTGCAGGGCGCCCGTGACGGCGATGTGCATGATTTCTACGGGGACCGGCAATATATGCGTTCTTCCTACACCGGCAATACCCCCGGCTTCAAAAGCTCGCTCTACATTGCCGACGCCAACCACAGCCAGTTCAATACAGACTGGGGGCTGTATGACCAGACGCTGCCGACCGGTCTGTTCCTGAAGCGTTCCCGGATCATGGACGGGGAGGAGCAGCGGAGAATTGCCAAGGTCTATGTGTCCGCCTTCCTGGAGACCACGCTGCACGGGAGGAGCGAGTACCGGCAATTGTTCCGCGATTACCGCAGCGGTGCCAGCTGGCTGCCGGATACCGCCTACTATAACCGCTTCCAGAGCGGGAGCTATATTACGGTGGCGGACTATGATGAAGACCGCAACAGAGGCATCGTTCAAGGCGGGACCGTCTCAACTACCGGGCTTCAATGGAGCGAAGAGGCCGCGAAGGACCGCGAGCGGAACAGTAAGCCCTCTTACGGTATTCTGCTGGAGCGCAGCGCAAGCCCGGATCAGGAGCCTGCGGCCGCCGAGGCCGCTTACAGCATTAGGCTCAGTGACACGCTGACTCAGACGCTTGCGGAATCTCCTGCCGTAGAGGGACTGACCTTCTCCCTGGCGAACCATAATTCCGATCCTAACGAGGACGGCGATTCCGGGCCGTTGCCGGAAGCTGAGCTCTCCCCCGATGTGGAGGTGGAGCTGACGGACAGCAACGACACCGCCGCAAGAATCCCACTGGACGAGGTGATGGATATTCTGCCCCTGCCGCAGACGGAATTCACGCTTAGCCCATGGCTGGAGGAGCGGATCAGTGACGGCAAATTCAGCAACCTCTCGGAGGCCGTCTACCAGACGTACAAGCTGCCCTTCGAGCTGTTCCTTGAGGAAGAGCCGGAGCTTGATCCGGACAGTCTGAAGGGTATCACCTTTTATCTACAAGGCTCAGAAGACAAGATTATGCTGGACGACATTGGCTTCTATGAGCGGGAGGAGCCGCTGACAGGCGTGTATTAA
- a CDS encoding lactonase family protein — MHQPNEVLFYIGTYNSKEKEAILLGALDKETGEMRLMGGTRGTHNPSYLAVNAAQTALYAVSEQDEGEIHAYAIEPGSKALHPLGSRATGGGAPCYVSVAPQGDYIAVSNYTGGNVNVFPLNPDGSLQEMSSQVKHEGSGIRSDRQEAPHPHSVIPDKTGEHVLVCDLGLDQIVFYRVEEGKLVTHREVNLPPGSGPRHLAVHPSRQWIYLVNELNNTVTVFANDEPQGNLKLLQSISCLPEHYTAGSDDTAADIHVSPCGRYLYVSNRGHDSIALFHIDNATGLLEAEDWVISGGRTPRNFALIGGMLLAANQNSGNIASFRIDAETGRLIPTGNELEVTAPVCLVALD; from the coding sequence ATGCACCAGCCTAATGAAGTATTATTCTATATTGGAACCTACAACAGTAAGGAGAAAGAGGCCATCCTGCTCGGTGCGCTGGATAAGGAGACCGGAGAAATGAGGCTTATGGGCGGTACCCGGGGGACCCATAATCCCTCCTATCTGGCGGTCAATGCGGCGCAGACTGCATTATATGCCGTGAGCGAGCAGGATGAGGGTGAGATTCATGCCTATGCGATTGAACCCGGCAGCAAAGCCCTGCATCCGCTGGGCAGCAGAGCGACCGGAGGCGGCGCACCTTGTTATGTCTCGGTGGCTCCGCAGGGAGATTACATAGCCGTGTCAAACTATACGGGGGGCAACGTCAATGTGTTCCCGCTGAACCCGGACGGGTCCTTGCAGGAGATGTCTTCCCAGGTGAAGCATGAAGGCTCGGGAATCCGCAGTGACCGTCAAGAGGCGCCCCATCCCCATTCGGTGATTCCGGACAAGACAGGTGAGCATGTGCTGGTCTGTGATCTTGGTCTTGACCAGATCGTGTTCTACCGGGTGGAGGAAGGGAAGCTGGTCACTCACCGGGAGGTGAATCTTCCTCCAGGCTCAGGACCGCGCCATCTGGCAGTGCATCCTTCACGGCAATGGATCTATCTGGTCAATGAACTGAATAATACCGTAACCGTGTTCGCTAATGATGAGCCTCAGGGTAATCTGAAGCTCCTGCAGAGTATCAGTTGCCTTCCGGAGCATTATACGGCGGGAAGTGATGATACGGCTGCTGATATTCATGTATCGCCATGCGGGCGCTACCTCTACGTATCCAACCGTGGACATGACAGCATTGCACTATTCCACATCGATAATGCTACAGGTCTGCTGGAAGCGGAGGACTGGGTGATCTCCGGCGGCCGGACACCGCGCAATTTCGCTCTGATCGGCGGCATGCTGCTCGCCGCTAACCAGAACAGCGGCAATATTGCCTCCTTCCGCATAGACGCTGAGACCGGGCGGCTGATTCCTACCGGCAATGAGCTGGAAGTGACGGCCCCTGTCTGCCTTGTAGCCCTGGATTAA
- a CDS encoding GlsB/YeaQ/YmgE family stress response membrane protein: MSLLWMLIVGGVIGWLAGLIMGRDIPGGVIGNIIAGILGSWLGGMLLGSWGPKVSDFYVFPSLIGAVILIFIVSLILRSVGGRSRS, from the coding sequence ATGAGTTTACTATGGATGTTGATTGTTGGTGGCGTAATAGGTTGGCTGGCCGGGTTGATTATGGGCCGGGACATTCCGGGCGGAGTTATTGGCAATATTATCGCTGGTATTCTCGGTTCATGGCTGGGCGGCATGCTGCTGGGAAGCTGGGGACCTAAGGTCAGCGACTTCTATGTCTTCCCATCACTGATCGGTGCTGTAATTCTGATCTTTATCGTTAGCCTGATTCTGCGTTCGGTTGGCGGACGTAGCCGTTCTTAA
- a CDS encoding CcdC family protein, translated as MGNINPSLLHVGSTLGAVFMALMVIFIRMKASARPVTIRKIWIPPLGMSTGFAMFVVPEVRFPWWWAALAFLVGWFIFAYPLIRSTRFEEREGLIYAQRSKSFAFILLGLLLVRTLLHEFINRYVSVPQSGGLFFILAFGMILHWRLFMYKHYTGMLPAEPQIPQPRV; from the coding sequence ATGGGTAACATCAACCCCTCGCTTCTGCATGTGGGCTCCACGCTGGGGGCCGTATTCATGGCGCTGATGGTGATTTTTATCCGCATGAAGGCCAGTGCCCGCCCGGTAACCATCCGCAAAATATGGATTCCGCCGCTAGGCATGTCCACCGGCTTCGCCATGTTCGTAGTACCGGAAGTGCGCTTCCCCTGGTGGTGGGCGGCCCTTGCTTTCCTGGTCGGCTGGTTTATTTTTGCCTATCCGCTAATCCGCAGTACACGGTTCGAAGAACGTGAAGGGCTGATCTATGCCCAGCGCTCCAAGAGCTTCGCGTTCATTCTGCTTGGACTGCTGCTGGTCCGCACCCTGCTCCATGAGTTCATCAACCGGTATGTATCCGTTCCGCAGTCCGGCGGATTATTCTTCATTCTGGCCTTTGGCATGATCCTCCACTGGAGACTGTTCATGTATAAGCACTATACCGGAATGTTGCCTGCCGAGCCGCAGATTCCGCAGCCCCGGGTCTAG
- a CDS encoding L-lactate dehydrogenase: protein MKSKSRKVAIVGSGMVGSSVAYSMVNQAVCDEIMMIDRTYDRAMAQALDLSHCMDFTGTRTKVYAGTASDCAGMDVVILTAGANPKPGQTRLDVLDAAAVITREIITEIMAGGFDGIFVVAANPVDIVTYMVWQISGLPRHRVIGTGTSIDSSRLKTLLSEVFTIDPRSVNGYALGEHGESQFVAWSHVTIGGKPILQIMEQHRERFSSLDLEDIARKTKDAGWEIFTRKGSTHFGIGSALAYITRSILNDEHKIIAVSAILDGEYGQSGVCAGVPAIISSSGIQELLELNLSDTEMAKFTASCSIIRAGIDSLTLEEHH from the coding sequence TTGAAAAGTAAATCGAGAAAAGTAGCAATCGTCGGCTCCGGCATGGTTGGCTCAAGTGTTGCCTATTCCATGGTGAATCAGGCCGTATGCGATGAGATCATGATGATCGACCGCACCTACGACCGCGCCATGGCACAAGCACTGGATCTCTCGCACTGCATGGACTTCACCGGAACACGCACCAAGGTCTATGCCGGCACCGCCAGCGACTGTGCGGGGATGGATGTCGTCATTCTGACGGCAGGCGCCAATCCCAAGCCGGGGCAGACCCGGCTGGATGTACTGGATGCCGCTGCTGTAATTACCCGGGAGATCATCACCGAGATTATGGCGGGCGGCTTCGATGGGATCTTCGTCGTCGCGGCGAACCCTGTAGATATTGTGACTTATATGGTCTGGCAGATCTCCGGCCTGCCGCGGCACCGGGTGATCGGCACAGGCACCTCCATCGACTCCTCCCGGCTAAAAACCCTGCTGTCAGAGGTGTTCACGATTGATCCGCGCAGCGTCAACGGCTACGCCCTTGGCGAGCACGGAGAGTCGCAGTTCGTGGCCTGGTCCCATGTAACCATCGGCGGCAAGCCGATTCTGCAGATTATGGAGCAGCACCGCGAGCGCTTCAGCAGCCTGGACCTGGAGGATATTGCCCGCAAGACGAAGGATGCCGGCTGGGAGATTTTTACGCGCAAAGGCTCAACCCACTTCGGAATCGGCAGTGCACTCGCCTATATCACCCGCTCCATTCTGAATGACGAGCACAAAATCATCGCCGTCTCCGCCATCCTGGACGGAGAATACGGACAAAGCGGCGTATGTGCCGGAGTTCCTGCCATTATCAGCAGCAGCGGCATTCAGGAATTGCTGGAGCTGAATCTCAGCGATACGGAGATGGCCAAATTCACCGCCTCCTGCAGCATTATCCGTGCGGGAATTGATAGCCTCACACTGGAGGAGCATCACTAA
- a CDS encoding methyl-accepting chemotaxis protein, with translation MKAKNGKSLSLQSKYSLVILAIAIVPLLGVTIFFMQYFGGVTRDDSEELAQNILEMNTTRIAEWLNTRTSAVQELIAQHPEFDTARPDTIFPVVKVLEESDTQSEGYSVINKQGILANSLKLTADVGQSAYFLQAKESLAPAVAEMSYLEQLSKYIIPVFVPVVDKDKQFGGGIAFSVTPDILMEMGKNIHVGDTGYGYVISGKGDYYAYSETERIGKNIADYAKTTEMKQAVEHILGKEAGSEVYKGEDGKQVITYFRTVPGTDWKLLITVPKSEITAKVTSAQRISTLFIGIIILAVIALALSLTRLIVKPIVAISGVMKKVADGHLSERVTVRSGDEIGQMSQSINDMIGSLSGIVGKIDATVAQVAVSAESVLNYASQTSNTSAEIETVVQEVAQGMGEQFKGSEQAARATEEMAIGLQRIAESSVNVSDQAETVSTEVENGYVEIQSTLKQMTVISGAAEETSALIRNLSGQSEQIGQIVDVISEISNQTGLLSLNASIEAARAGEHGRGFGVVANEVKKLAERTNSAIVNIVELIRQIQESTRAAEVSMEKSIAEIGDGMGKMQNVGTSFDHIRSSIREVSVQIQDVSAVNEQMSAGTEEITASISDMLIIARDSAESAEMVAEASTEQRNLMGQVVTSAESLNQLMGELRSEIEKFQ, from the coding sequence ATGAAAGCAAAGAACGGAAAATCATTATCGCTGCAAAGCAAGTATTCGCTTGTTATTTTGGCAATTGCTATTGTACCTCTGCTTGGCGTCACGATCTTTTTCATGCAGTACTTCGGGGGTGTAACCAGAGACGACAGTGAGGAGCTCGCCCAGAATATTCTGGAGATGAACACCACACGGATTGCAGAGTGGCTGAATACGCGGACATCTGCGGTCCAGGAGCTGATTGCGCAGCATCCGGAATTCGATACCGCAAGACCGGATACTATTTTTCCCGTGGTCAAGGTACTGGAGGAGAGCGATACTCAGTCCGAAGGCTACAGCGTCATTAACAAGCAAGGCATTCTGGCCAATTCCCTTAAGCTTACGGCGGATGTAGGGCAATCGGCATATTTCCTGCAGGCGAAGGAGAGTCTTGCTCCGGCGGTAGCGGAGATGTCTTATCTGGAACAGCTCAGCAAATATATTATCCCGGTATTCGTTCCGGTCGTGGACAAGGACAAGCAGTTTGGCGGCGGCATCGCCTTCTCGGTGACACCGGACATTCTGATGGAGATGGGCAAAAACATCCACGTGGGCGATACCGGCTACGGATACGTGATCTCGGGCAAGGGTGATTATTACGCCTACTCCGAGACGGAGCGGATCGGCAAGAATATCGCGGATTACGCCAAGACCACAGAGATGAAGCAGGCAGTAGAGCATATTCTCGGCAAGGAAGCAGGCTCGGAAGTTTATAAGGGAGAGGACGGCAAGCAGGTGATTACCTATTTCCGTACCGTCCCGGGCACAGACTGGAAGCTGCTGATTACGGTTCCCAAAAGCGAGATTACCGCCAAAGTCACCTCAGCCCAGCGGATATCCACCTTATTCATTGGAATCATCATTCTGGCGGTCATTGCCTTGGCCTTATCTCTGACCCGGCTGATTGTGAAGCCGATTGTGGCGATCTCTGGAGTGATGAAGAAAGTGGCAGACGGCCATCTCAGCGAACGGGTAACCGTACGCTCGGGTGATGAGATTGGCCAGATGAGCCAGAGCATTAATGATATGATCGGATCATTGTCCGGCATTGTCGGCAAAATCGATGCTACAGTGGCGCAGGTGGCTGTCTCGGCAGAAAGTGTGCTGAATTACGCCAGCCAGACCTCAAATACGTCGGCAGAGATTGAGACGGTCGTTCAGGAAGTCGCCCAGGGAATGGGCGAGCAGTTCAAGGGCTCGGAACAAGCTGCCAGAGCTACGGAAGAGATGGCGATCGGGCTGCAGCGGATTGCGGAATCCTCCGTCAATGTGTCCGACCAGGCAGAGACGGTCAGCACCGAGGTCGAGAACGGGTATGTGGAGATTCAATCCACACTTAAGCAGATGACTGTCATCAGCGGCGCTGCGGAGGAGACCTCGGCTCTGATCAGGAATCTGAGCGGGCAATCTGAGCAGATTGGCCAAATTGTTGACGTAATCTCGGAAATCTCCAATCAGACGGGGCTGTTATCCCTCAATGCATCGATTGAAGCGGCCAGAGCAGGCGAGCACGGGCGCGGGTTCGGCGTGGTGGCGAATGAAGTGAAGAAGCTGGCAGAACGCACGAACAGTGCCATTGTGAACATTGTGGAGCTGATCCGTCAAATTCAGGAATCCACCAGAGCAGCCGAGGTCTCTATGGAGAAGAGCATTGCAGAGATCGGAGACGGGATGGGTAAAATGCAGAACGTAGGCACCTCCTTCGACCATATCCGCTCGTCCATCCGTGAGGTATCGGTTCAAATTCAGGATGTCTCTGCCGTCAATGAGCAGATGTCCGCCGGGACGGAGGAGATTACAGCCTCTATCTCCGATATGCTGATTATTGCCAGAGATTCTGCCGAGAGCGCCGAGATGGTGGCGGAGGCTTCCACCGAGCAGCGGAATCTGATGGGCCAGGTCGTCACCTCAGCCGAATCCCTCAACCAGTTAATGGGCGAATTGCGCAGCGAGATTGAGAAGTTTCAATAG